In a genomic window of Drosophila takahashii strain IR98-3 E-12201 chromosome 3L, DtakHiC1v2, whole genome shotgun sequence:
- the Ir67c gene encoding uncharacterized protein Ir67c, with protein MCRLQILLLIILCLGRSKGWSAREVIHQLNEDQRLQLNIYLDCGGIELQISQDVPNLLLSSSREQNKVLGRFSSRSLIIACPKETKDNRTLNGIKELLWGLQYLPILYIVNSNMEFYFQESLNRGFIHVLALNLRNGTLHTYTPYPKVKIRNIDNVEQFYALRKLKNLQEQVVHISVETMTPRCYHYTNRYGEKVYAGYMYRMLKGFIETYNGTEKHVFGNVDTIPYEEGLKALGNGEIDMMPRIIHSLEWRYFYRSHILYNIKTFIMVPWPEPLPKSLYFIRPFGNAAWLTFLVSFIYASIVIWWIRYRQRENSSLSRSFLDVLQLLFQLPFSKKWHFNLGLHQVLTFIVLFTVGFILTNLYTAQLSSFLTTGLFKRHINTFEDLFREKRTFLVESFDAEVLHNMTKANIIQREFENITLVTSIKEVFKHRKSLNTTYVYEAYEDRIAFELLQQKYLRVPIFKTLKEVYDQQPVFVALRHGLPYVELFNDYLKRIWESGIWGKLQKESLFEGIASGEISFRKSKSREKKVFDKEFYFFAYILLGVGWFVSTIVFILERLRK; from the coding sequence ATGTGTCGCTtgcaaattcttttattaattatccTGTGCTTAGGAAGATCCAAAGGCTGGTCAGCCAGGGAAGTTATACATCAGCTAAATGAAGATCAAAGACTACAACTTAATATTTACTTGGACTGCGGTGGCATCGAATTGCAAATAAGTCAGGATGTGCCCAACTTACTGCTAAGTAGTTCTCGGGAACAAAATAAAGTGTTGGGTAGATTCAGCTCTCGTTCTTTGATCATTGCCTGTCCTAAGGAAACCAAAGATAATCGAACTCTAAATGGAATAAAGGAACTTCTCTGGGGATTACAGTACTTGCCCATATTGTATATCGTAAATTCCAAtatggaattttattttcaagaatcTTTAAACAGAGGATTTATTCATGTGCTGGCTCTGAATTTACGGAATGGAACGCTCCACACCTATACACCGTATCCCAAAGTTAAAATTCGCAATATAGATAATGTGGAGCAATTCTATGCCttgagaaaattgaaaaatctaCAAGAACAGGTCGTGCACATTTCTGTGGAAACGATGACGCCCCGATGTTACCACTATACCAATCGTTATGGTGAAAAAGTCTATGCTGGTTATATGTACAGGATGCTAAAAGGATTTATTGAAACCTACAATGGCACTGAGAAGCATGTTTTTGGGAATGTGGATACCATTCCGTATGAAGAGGGCCTGAAAGCACTTGGAAACGGAGAAATCGATATGATGCCTCGGATTATTCACTCCTTGGAGTGGCGTTACTTCTACCGCAGTCACATTTTGTACaacattaaaacatttatcatGGTTCCTTGGCCCGAACCCTTGCCAAAGAGTCTGTACTTTATAAGACCCTTTGGTAATGCTGCTTGGTTAACTTTCTTGGTGAGCTTTATCTACGCCTCCATCGTCATCTGGTGGATAAGATATAGACAGAGGGAGAACTCTTCCTTATCTCGTTCTTTTTTGGatgtgctgcagctgctgtttCAACTTCCCTTTAGCAAAAAGTGGCACTTCAACTTGGGATTACATCAGGTGCTCACCTTCATCGTCCTCTTCACCGTCGGTTTTATTCTGACAAATCTGTATACCGCTCAGCTATCCAGTTTTTTAACTACCGGTTTGTTCAAAAGACATATCAACACCTTTGAGGATCTATTCCGTGAAAAACGCACATTTTTGGTGGAAAGTTTTGACGCTGAAGTACTACACAACATGACCAAAGCCAATATTATCCAAAGAgagtttgaaaatattacaCTAGTTACCTCGATAAAGGAGGTTTTTAAACATCGCAAGAGCCTCAATACTACTTATGTTTATGAGGCCTACGAGGATCGCATTGCATTTGAGCTGCTACAGCAAAAGTATCTTCGAGTACCGATTTTCAAGACCTTAAAGGAGGTCTACGACCAACAGCCTGTTTTTGTGGCACTTCGTCACGGATTGCCTTATGTGGAGCTATTCAACGATTACCTTAAGCGAATCTGGGAGTCGGGCATTTGGGGTAAGCTGCAGAAGGAGTCACTTTTTGAAGGAATCGCCAGTGGAGAAATTAGTTTTCGGAAGTCAAAGTCCCGCGAAAAAAAGGTCTTTGATaaggaattttatttcttcgcCTACATATTACTGGGAGTGGGATGGTTTGTCAGCACtatcgtttttattttagaaaggttGAGAAAGTAA
- the Ir67b gene encoding uncharacterized protein Ir67b, which produces MDLLHLNTLQSLSLLDGTRLGQTIQELNTLYQTELNVFLNFGNGSDILEAARQPFVPTLSIKRSENQMVLEGNFSSCTLTVLYLEDEYLYRDLNYLMQWLWKYHHLQVLIFLKGGTFKKITQVFSYCFNKGFFNLLVMLPDSEGIYSFMPYHELRILHFKSVKEFYDHSRKKIDFNGYNITSGLVTAGAPRWFSFRDRHNRLILSGYMLRIIVDFTNHFNGTVRLRDVVTVNDGLQLLANRSIDFFPFLIRPLEKFAMTNILYLENCGVIVPSSRPLHKWVYLIKPYSFSTWITLLIMLIYCSLAFKILTGGQISLSASFLKILRLVLYLSCGRDMGKRPSHHRFVLFIILIGSGFIFTNLYLAQLSSNLAAGLYEKQINTWEDLDETDGIWPLIDVDITTMEKLIPDRKKLLKRIVPTSEADVDIYRRNLNTSCIHSGFYDRIEFALYQQQFLRHPIFRKFPHILYQQPLQISAAFERPYLQLFNWFVRKIFESGIYLKMKDDAYRHGIQSGLLNFGFRDRHLEVKSNDVEYYYPIAVLWLGGLTLATITFLIELLMGSTRINVTIDFSTKD; this is translated from the coding sequence atggatttgcttcacctCAACACTCTTCAAAGTCTTTCACTGCTGGACGGAACTCGCTTGGGTCAAACAATTCAGGAGCTGAATACATTGTACCAAACGGAACTAAATGTGTTTTTGAACTTTGGAAATGGTTCTGATATCTTGGAAGCAGCACGGCAGCCTTTTGTACCCACTCTTTCGATCAAACGTTCAGAAAACCAAATGGTCCTGGAAGGAAATTTCAGTAGTTGCACCCTTACTGTTTTGTATCTGGAGGATGAGTATCTGTATCGTGATCTTAACTATCTTATGCAATGGCTTTGGAAATATCATCACCTTCAagtgttaatatttttaaaaggaggaacttttaaaaaaataactcaaGTATTCAGTTATTGCTTTAATAAAGGatttttcaatttacttgtaaTGTTACCGGATTCGGAAGGAATCTACAGCTTTATGCCCTATCATGAATTGCGTATTTTGCACTTTAAAAGCGTCAAGGAGTTTTATGATCACTCTCGTAAGAAAATCGATTTTAATGGATATAATATTACCAGTGGTCTTGTAACAGCGGGAGCTCCTCGTTGGTTTTCCTTCAGAGATCGTCATAACCGATTAATCCTATCGGGATATATGCTTCGGATTATTGTGGATTTTACAAATCATTTTAATGGAACCGTTCGCCTAAGGGATGTGGTAACTGTAAATGATGGCCTTCAACTTTTGGCCAATCGTTCTATAGACTTCTTTCCCTTTCTAATCAGACCGCTTGAAAAGTTCGCAATGACAAATATTCTTTATCTGGAGAACTGTGGGGTTATAGTACCCTCGTCAAGACCTTTACATAAATGGGTTTATTTGATCAAGCCCTATTCATTTAGCACCTGGATTACTTTGCTTATTATGCTGATATACTGCTCCTTggcttttaagattttaaccGGAGGACAAATAAGTCTCAGCGCCTCCTTTTTGAAAATTCTTCGATTGGTATTGTATCTCTCATGTGGCAGAGATATGGGAAAACGACCATCTCATCATCGTTTCGTActctttataatattaataggcTCAGGATTTATATTCACCAATTTGTATCTGGCTCAACTTTCGAGTAACTTGGCTGCAGGACTCtacgaaaaacaaataaacacttGGGAAGATTTGGACGAAACTGATGGAATCTGGCCTTTGATAGACGTGGACATAACAACTATGGAAAAACTTATCCCCGATCGAAAGAAACTACTGAAACGCATAGTGCCCACATCTGAGGCAGATGTAGATATATATCGAAGGAATCTAAACACAAGTTGTATTCACTCAGGATTTTATGATCGCATTGAGTTTGCTCTGTACCAGCAGCAATTTTTAAGACATCCCATTTTCCGGAAATTTCCACACATTCTGTACCAGCAACCTCTTCAAATTTCAGCTGCATTCGAGCGTCCTTACTTGCAGTTATTCAATTGGTTTGTCAGAAAAATTTTCGAAAGTGGAATTTATCTAAAAATGAAGGACGATGCCTATCGACATGGAATTCAAAGCGGCTTattgaatttcggttttcgtGATCGGCATTTGGAAGTGAAATCGAATGATGTGGAATATTATTACCCGATTGCTGTATTGTGGTTGGGTGGCTTGACTTTAGCCACCATAACCTTTCTCATTGAATTGCTTATGGGATCAACTAGAATTAATGTTACTATAGACTTTAGTACTAaagattga
- the LOC108062229 gene encoding E3 ubiquitin-protein ligase ariadne-1, whose amino-acid sequence MNSDSEFSDEDHGDSHHSHMSCGNFDSDSEDTCTGIVLAENPNRSADADDFVYKVLSVDQIVQHQRNIIDEVNNVLNLSPQVTRIILNHFKWDKERLFENYFDSSPQDFFQRAHVVNPFERKSELDVESKVSTSSSNSLQKLCGICFCPCEELKGLGCGHSFCAACWKQYLANKTCSEGLANTIKCPAANCDILVDYVSFLKLADDPEVVERYQQLITNTFVECNMLMRWCPAPNCTHAVKAVCAEPRAVHCKCGHQFCFACGENWHEPASCSSLKKWLKKCLEDSETSNWIAQNTKECPKCNVTIEKDGGCNHMVCKNPSCRYDFCWVCLGSWEPHGSSWYSCNRFDEEEAKQARLAQQKYRSSMARYLHYYNRYMNHMQSMQMENKLNASVQAKMEDMQEEMSWIEVQFLRDAVNVLCQCRTTLMYSYVFAFYLMNNNQKIIFEDNQKDMEMATEKISECLEREITVKNLYEVKQKVLDLSHYCQKRRHVLLCHVREGYEKDWWDFIEDSAT is encoded by the coding sequence ATGAACTCGGACTCGGAATTCTCTGATGAGGATCACGGCGACTCGCATCACAGTCACATGAGTTGCGGAAATTTCGACAGCGACAGCGAGGATACCTGCACGGGGATCGTTTTGGCGGAGAATCCTAATCGTAGTGCCGATGCAGATGACTTTGTGTACAAGGTCCTTTCGGTGGACCAGATCGTCCAGCACCAGCGCAACATCATCGACGAGGTGAACAATGTCCTAAATCTTTCACCGCAGGTCACGCGGATTATACTCAATCATTTCAAGTGGGACAAGGAACGGCTGTTCGAGAACTATTTCGATAGCAGTCCGCAGGATTTCTTCCAGCGTGCCCACGTGGTGAATCCCTTCGAGCGGAAGAGCGAACTGGATGTGGAAAGTAAGGTCTCGACATCATCCTCTAATTCCTTGCAGAAGCTCTGTGGCATTTGCTTCTGCCCCTGCGAGGAGCTCAAGGGTTTGGGCTGTGGTCACAGCTTCTGCGCCGCCTGCTGGAAACAATACTTGGCCAATAAAACCTGCAGCGAGGGCTTGGCCAACACCATCAAATGTCCAGCTGCCAATTGCGACATCCTAGTGGACTATGTATCCTTTCTAAAACTAGCCGATGATCCAGAGGTTGTTGAGCGATATCAACAGCTCATAACGAACACCTTTGTGGAGTGCAACATGCTGATGCGATGGTGTCCCGCCCCCAATTGCACCCATGCCGTCAAGGCCGTTTGTGCCGAGCCAAGGGCAGTTCACTGCAAGTGTGGCCATCAGTTTTGCTTTGCCTGCGGCGAGAATTGGCACGAACCGGCCAGCTGCAGTTCGCTGAAGAAGTGGCTGAAGAAATGCCTCGAGGACTCGGAGACCTCCAATTGGATTGCCCAGAACACCAAAGAGTGCCCGAAATGCAATGTGACGATCGAGAAAGACGGTGGCTGCAATCACATGGTCTGCAAGAATCCTTCCTGCCGTTATGATTTCTGCTGGGTGTGCTTGGGATCCTGGGAGCCACACGGTTCGTCCTGGTACAGTTGCAATCGgttcgacgaggaggaggccaaGCAGGCCAGATTGGCCCAGCAAAAGTATCGCTCCTCGATGGCCCGATACCTGCACTACTATAACCGCTATATGAACCACATGCAGAGCATGCAAATGGAGAACAAATTGAACGCCAGTGTTCAGGCCAAAATGGAGGATATGCAAGAGGAGATGAGCTGGATTGAGGTCCAGTTTCTGCGCGATGCCGTCAATGTTCTCTGCCAGTGTCGCACCACTCTGATGTACAGCTATGTCTTTGCCTTCTACCTGATGAACAACAATCAGAAGATCATATTCGAGGATAACCAGAAGGATATGGAAATGGCCACCGAGAAGATCTCCGAGTGTTTGGAGCGAGAAATTACCGTGAAGAACCTGTACGAGGTCAAGCAGAAGGTCCTCGATTTATCGCACTACTGCCAAAAGCGACGACATGTCCTTCTGTGCCACGTGAGGGAGGGTTACGAAAAGGACTGGTGGGACTTCATCGAGGATAGCGCTACATAA